Proteins from a genomic interval of Streptomyces fodineus:
- a CDS encoding ATP-dependent DNA helicase UvrD2, whose product MTPAAFIRLSVPACGQPARQSRATWQHGGVTAATHSTLFPQAPDSADAVLEGLDPEQRAVATALHGPVCVLAGAGTGKTRAITHRIAYGVRAGILQPSSVLAVTFTNRAAGEMRGRLRQLGAHGVQARTFHSAALRQLQYFWPKAIGGGMPRLIDRKIQLVADAAASLGTRLDRGELRDVTAEIEWSKVTQTIPADYPYAAAKAGREVPRDPAEIAHLYAAYEDLKRDRAVIDFEDVLLLTVAILQDRHDIAEQVRAQYQHFVVDEYQDVSPLQQRLLELWLGDRDNLCVVGDASQTIYSFTGATPDHLLDFRTRHPGATVVKLVRDYRSTPQVVHLANGLLAQARGRAADHRLELVSQRTPGPEPVYTEYTDEPAEAEGAARRIRELIDAGVPAAEIAVLFRTNAQSETYEQALADAGVPYQLRGAERFFDRPEVRKAGIALRGAARFGGNDSLLDDAVDLPSQVRAVLSGEGWTTEPPAGSGVVRERWESLAALVNLAQDLAAAKPGAALGDFVTELDERANAQHAPTVQGVTLASLHAAKGLEWDVVFLAGIAEGMLPITYARTDEQIEEERRLLYVGVTRARERLHVSWALSRSPGGRPNRRPSRFLDGLRPGTTATVGHTGGGGTGGVERGTVAGTATAPRRAQRTPARCRVCGRTLTEAGEMKLMRCEDCPSDMDEGLYERLREWRAVQAERSGQPDFCVFTDRTLMAIAEARPESSAELSRIPGVLSRKLRSYGTDVLAICAGHDVGDADEDD is encoded by the coding sequence GTGACGCCTGCCGCATTCATACGACTATCGGTGCCCGCCTGTGGACAACCGGCACGGCAGTCCCGGGCGACCTGGCAGCATGGCGGTGTGACAGCAGCAACGCACTCCACCCTCTTCCCGCAGGCACCGGACTCTGCCGACGCGGTGCTCGAAGGGCTCGACCCCGAGCAGCGCGCGGTGGCCACCGCCCTGCACGGCCCGGTGTGCGTCCTCGCCGGAGCGGGCACGGGCAAGACCCGGGCGATCACCCACCGCATCGCCTACGGAGTGCGCGCCGGAATCCTCCAGCCCTCCAGCGTGCTCGCCGTCACCTTCACCAACCGCGCCGCAGGAGAGATGCGCGGCCGGCTGCGCCAGCTCGGCGCGCACGGCGTCCAGGCCCGCACCTTCCACTCCGCTGCCCTGCGCCAGCTGCAGTACTTCTGGCCGAAAGCGATCGGTGGCGGCATGCCCCGGCTCATCGACCGCAAGATCCAGCTCGTCGCCGACGCCGCCGCAAGCCTGGGCACCCGGCTCGACCGGGGCGAGCTGCGGGACGTCACCGCCGAGATCGAATGGTCCAAGGTCACCCAGACCATCCCCGCCGACTACCCGTACGCGGCTGCGAAGGCTGGCCGCGAGGTCCCGCGCGACCCCGCCGAGATCGCCCATCTCTACGCGGCCTACGAAGACCTCAAGCGCGACCGCGCGGTGATCGACTTCGAGGACGTCCTGCTCCTGACCGTCGCCATCCTCCAGGACCGGCACGACATCGCCGAACAGGTTCGCGCGCAGTACCAGCACTTCGTCGTCGACGAATACCAGGACGTCAGCCCCCTGCAGCAGCGGCTGCTGGAGCTGTGGCTCGGCGACCGCGACAACCTGTGCGTCGTCGGCGACGCCAGCCAGACCATCTACTCGTTCACGGGAGCAACACCCGACCACCTTCTCGACTTCCGCACCCGGCACCCCGGCGCCACCGTCGTCAAACTCGTCCGCGACTACCGTTCCACCCCCCAGGTGGTCCACCTTGCCAACGGCCTGCTCGCCCAGGCCCGCGGCCGCGCCGCCGACCACCGGCTGGAACTGGTCTCCCAGCGCACCCCCGGCCCCGAGCCGGTCTACACCGAGTACACCGACGAGCCCGCCGAGGCCGAAGGCGCCGCCCGCCGCATCCGCGAGCTGATCGACGCGGGCGTCCCGGCCGCCGAGATCGCCGTCCTGTTCCGTACGAACGCCCAGTCCGAGACCTACGAGCAGGCCCTCGCCGACGCCGGCGTCCCCTACCAGCTGCGCGGCGCCGAGCGCTTCTTCGACCGGCCCGAGGTGCGCAAGGCCGGCATCGCCCTGCGCGGCGCGGCCCGCTTCGGCGGCAACGACTCCCTTCTGGACGACGCCGTGGACCTGCCCTCCCAGGTGCGTGCCGTCCTGTCCGGAGAGGGCTGGACCACCGAGCCCCCGGCCGGCTCCGGCGTCGTCAGAGAGCGCTGGGAATCCCTCGCCGCCCTGGTCAACCTCGCCCAGGACCTCGCCGCAGCCAAGCCCGGCGCCGCCCTCGGCGACTTCGTCACGGAACTGGACGAGCGGGCGAACGCCCAGCACGCCCCCACCGTCCAGGGCGTCACCCTCGCCTCCCTGCACGCCGCCAAGGGCCTGGAGTGGGACGTCGTCTTCCTGGCCGGCATCGCCGAGGGCATGCTGCCCATCACCTACGCCAGGACCGACGAGCAGATCGAGGAGGAACGCCGGCTCCTCTACGTCGGTGTCACCCGCGCGCGGGAACGGCTCCATGTCTCCTGGGCGCTGTCCCGCTCGCCGGGCGGCCGTCCCAACCGCAGACCGAGCCGCTTCCTCGACGGGCTGCGTCCCGGCACCACCGCCACCGTCGGCCACACGGGCGGCGGCGGCACCGGAGGCGTCGAGCGCGGGACAGTCGCAGGAACCGCCACCGCTCCCCGGCGTGCCCAGCGCACCCCCGCCCGTTGCCGGGTCTGCGGCCGCACGCTCACCGAAGCGGGCGAGATGAAACTGATGCGCTGTGAGGACTGCCCCTCGGACATGGACGAAGGGCTCTACGAACGGCTGCGCGAGTGGCGGGCGGTACAGGCCGAGCGCAGCGGACAGCCGGACTTCTGCGTCTTCACCGACCGCACCCTGATGGCCATCGCCGAGGCCCGGCCCGAGAGTTCCGCCGAGCTGTCCCGCATCCCCGGTGTCCTCAGCCGCAAGCTGCGCAGCTACGGAACCGACGTTCTGGCCATCTGCGCAGGTCACGACGTCGGGGACGCCGACGAGGACGACTGA
- a CDS encoding TOMM precursor leader peptide-binding protein, which translates to MHPMMKPALRRGWRDRDTVQFGMTPAHALALGPMDPATRGFLDLLNGTRGLPLLREEGSRMNLPAGQVDTLLQRLARAGLVDDARGGGPAADTLREKPDVLRRLRPDLAALSLTTTEPGGALARLAARRALRVRVRGAGRVGAVLASVLSGAGVGEVDVRDMGCVEPWDVAPGGLPAESLGERRDTAARAAVRRAAPDRPPRHAHSPGSGARDRGLDLVILTPRDDVAVHAPDPAEAEPLMASGTPHLYAGVVEGTGVVGPLVLPGTSGCAGCLHLGRGDRDPAWPRLTAQWRCGRARPVGACDLTLATAVAGLAAAHALTFLDGQSPSSTGTRWEVSAPGMDWHARPVRPHPACGCGAAERGKKGEHSSTGGGPRATMAVQRPSTQRRRKAGAARPTGTWRAHV; encoded by the coding sequence ATGCATCCGATGATGAAGCCCGCGCTACGGCGCGGCTGGCGTGATCGCGACACCGTGCAGTTCGGGATGACCCCGGCGCACGCACTGGCGCTGGGACCGATGGACCCGGCGACGCGCGGCTTTCTGGATCTGCTCAACGGCACACGCGGGCTGCCACTGCTGCGCGAGGAGGGCAGCCGTATGAACCTCCCGGCCGGCCAGGTCGACACCCTGCTTCAGCGGCTGGCCCGCGCGGGCCTGGTGGACGACGCACGCGGCGGCGGACCGGCCGCGGACACGCTGCGCGAGAAGCCGGACGTCCTGCGGCGGCTGCGCCCCGACCTCGCCGCACTGTCCCTGACCACGACCGAGCCGGGCGGCGCACTGGCCCGGCTCGCCGCCCGCCGCGCGCTGCGCGTGCGGGTGCGGGGCGCGGGCCGGGTCGGCGCCGTACTGGCGTCGGTGCTGTCGGGCGCCGGAGTCGGCGAGGTCGACGTGCGCGACATGGGATGCGTGGAACCATGGGACGTGGCACCGGGCGGACTGCCCGCCGAGTCGCTCGGCGAGCGCCGGGACACGGCGGCGCGAGCCGCGGTGCGCCGTGCCGCACCCGACCGCCCACCGCGCCACGCCCACTCCCCCGGCTCCGGCGCCCGGGACCGCGGACTCGACCTGGTGATCCTCACACCCCGGGACGACGTGGCCGTGCACGCCCCCGACCCGGCCGAAGCCGAGCCGCTCATGGCCTCGGGAACGCCGCATCTGTACGCCGGTGTCGTCGAGGGCACCGGTGTCGTCGGACCACTCGTTCTGCCCGGCACATCGGGCTGCGCCGGCTGTCTCCACCTCGGCCGCGGGGACCGGGACCCGGCCTGGCCCCGGCTGACCGCCCAGTGGCGCTGCGGCAGGGCCCGCCCGGTCGGGGCCTGCGATCTGACGCTGGCCACGGCGGTCGCCGGACTGGCCGCGGCACACGCGCTGACCTTCCTCGACGGGCAGTCGCCGTCCAGCACAGGCACCCGCTGGGAGGTGTCCGCGCCCGGCATGGACTGGCACGCCCGACCGGTCCGGCCGCATCCGGCATGCGGGTGCGGCGCGGCGGAGAGAGGTAAGAAGGGGGAGCACTCCTCAACCGGCGGCGGACCGCGCGCGACAATGGCGGTGCAACGGCCGTCCACGCAGCGACGACGCAAGGCAGGCGCGGCACGGCCGACTGGGACTTGGAGGGCGCATGTCTGA
- a CDS encoding WhiB family transcriptional regulator, whose product MQLEAHAPSVPPSQTIPPPGLTEDSTLTPLAPLTALTALDDAIENLGVPVPCRSYDPEVFFAESPADVEYAKSLCRTCPLIEACLAGAKERREPWGVWGGELFVQGVVVARKRPRGRPRKNPVTA is encoded by the coding sequence GTGCAACTCGAAGCGCACGCCCCGTCCGTACCGCCTTCGCAAACGATCCCCCCGCCCGGCCTCACGGAGGACTCCACCTTGACCCCCCTCGCCCCCCTCACCGCGCTCACCGCGCTCGACGACGCCATCGAGAACCTCGGCGTACCCGTCCCCTGCCGTTCCTACGACCCGGAGGTCTTCTTCGCCGAGTCGCCGGCGGACGTCGAGTACGCCAAGTCCCTCTGCCGCACCTGCCCGCTGATCGAGGCCTGCCTCGCCGGCGCCAAGGAGCGGCGTGAGCCCTGGGGCGTCTGGGGTGGCGAGCTGTTCGTCCAGGGTGTCGTCGTCGCCCGGAAGCGGCCGCGTGGTCGCCCGCGCAAGAACCCGGTCACGGCATGA
- a CDS encoding mycoredoxin — MQGTVTMYSTTWCGYCRRLKSQLEREGIAYTEINIEQDPESAIFVEKANGGNQTVPTVLFADGTTLTNPSLAQVKQKLAA, encoded by the coding sequence ATGCAGGGCACTGTGACGATGTACAGCACGACTTGGTGCGGCTACTGCCGGCGGCTGAAGAGCCAGCTGGAACGGGAGGGCATCGCCTACACCGAGATCAACATCGAGCAGGACCCCGAGTCCGCCATTTTTGTCGAGAAGGCGAATGGCGGAAACCAGACGGTCCCGACCGTGCTCTTCGCGGACGGCACCACGCTGACGAACCCGTCGCTGGCCCAGGTGAAGCAGAAGCTCGCCGCGTGA
- a CDS encoding class I SAM-dependent methyltransferase translates to MTGDPYWNHNVHYHRAVLAAVLDGCGVALDVGCGDGLLARKLAARAEQVTGVDRSPEMIRQARAQQPGNVSFVQADYLDGAALPAGAYAFVSAVAVVHHTRFEDAIGALTRLVAPGGRLVVVGLARNHTLRDWLISGCGLPVSRLLARLHGGKRGPADMPMEKSTMHWAEVREAAHRLLPGCRYRRRLLWRYVVVWDKTQQGGP, encoded by the coding sequence GTGACCGGCGACCCGTACTGGAACCACAACGTCCACTATCACCGCGCCGTACTGGCCGCCGTACTCGACGGCTGCGGCGTGGCCCTGGACGTCGGTTGCGGCGACGGGCTGCTGGCCCGCAAACTCGCGGCTCGGGCGGAGCAGGTGACGGGCGTGGACCGCTCGCCGGAGATGATCCGGCAGGCCCGCGCCCAGCAGCCCGGGAACGTCAGCTTCGTGCAGGCCGACTACCTGGACGGCGCCGCGCTGCCCGCGGGCGCCTACGCGTTCGTCAGCGCGGTCGCGGTCGTGCACCACACCCGGTTCGAGGACGCGATCGGCGCCCTGACCCGGCTGGTCGCGCCCGGCGGCCGACTGGTCGTGGTCGGGCTCGCCCGCAACCACACCCTGCGCGACTGGCTGATCAGCGGCTGCGGGCTGCCCGTGAGCAGACTGCTCGCGCGCTTGCACGGCGGCAAGCGCGGCCCGGCCGACATGCCCATGGAGAAGTCGACCATGCACTGGGCCGAGGTCCGCGAGGCCGCCCACCGCCTGCTGCCCGGCTGCCGCTACCGGCGCCGCTTGCTGTGGCGCTACGTCGTCGTCTGGGACAAGACACAGCAGGGCGGCCCCTGA
- a CDS encoding ABC1 kinase family protein yields the protein MSDLPRKAVTRTAKLAALPLGIAGRATWGLGKRIVGESAEIVGRELQQRTAEQLFKVLGELKGGAMKFGQALSVFESALPEEVAGPYRAALTKLQEAAPPMPTRTVHAVLTERLGPNWRDLFEEFEDKPAAAASIGQVHRAVWHDGREVAVKVQYPGAGEALLSDLGQLSRFARLLGPLIPGMDIKPLIAELKDRVSEELDYGLEAQAQSAHAEEFADDPDVVVPAVVHQCDQVLVTEWIDGIPLSEVISDGTEEQRDRAGQLLARFLFSGPARTGLLHADPHPGNFRLLPGGPAGEDDWRLGVLDFGTVDRLPGGLPLPIGVSLRMTLDGEAEPVYELLCEEGFVKESIELDPDAVLDYLLPIIEPARVEAFTFTRSWMRNQAARIADPRSPAYQLGKRLNLPPAYLLIHRVTLSTIGVLCQLGATVRLREELEEWLPGFVPDAFDDELTEEEPAAEA from the coding sequence ATGTCTGATCTTCCCCGGAAGGCGGTCACCCGTACCGCCAAGCTCGCCGCGCTCCCGCTCGGCATCGCCGGCCGGGCGACCTGGGGGCTGGGCAAGCGGATCGTGGGCGAGTCCGCGGAGATCGTCGGCCGTGAACTGCAACAGCGCACGGCCGAGCAGCTGTTCAAAGTGCTCGGCGAGCTGAAGGGCGGTGCGATGAAGTTCGGGCAGGCGCTGTCCGTCTTCGAGTCCGCACTGCCCGAGGAGGTCGCCGGGCCCTACCGCGCGGCCCTGACCAAGCTGCAGGAAGCGGCGCCGCCGATGCCGACCCGCACGGTGCACGCGGTGCTCACGGAGCGACTGGGCCCAAACTGGCGTGATCTGTTCGAGGAGTTCGAGGACAAACCGGCCGCCGCGGCCTCGATCGGGCAGGTGCACCGGGCCGTGTGGCACGACGGCCGCGAGGTGGCGGTCAAGGTGCAGTACCCGGGCGCCGGCGAGGCCCTGCTCTCCGACCTGGGTCAACTGAGCCGGTTCGCCCGCCTGTTGGGGCCGCTGATTCCCGGCATGGACATCAAGCCGCTCATCGCGGAACTGAAGGACCGCGTCTCCGAGGAACTGGACTACGGCCTGGAGGCGCAGGCCCAGAGCGCTCACGCGGAGGAGTTCGCCGACGACCCGGACGTGGTGGTCCCTGCGGTGGTGCACCAGTGCGATCAGGTCCTGGTGACCGAGTGGATCGACGGCATCCCGTTGTCGGAGGTGATCTCGGACGGCACCGAGGAGCAGCGCGACCGCGCCGGCCAGCTCCTGGCCCGGTTCCTCTTCTCGGGCCCGGCCCGCACCGGACTGCTGCACGCCGACCCGCACCCCGGCAACTTCCGGCTGCTGCCCGGCGGCCCGGCCGGCGAGGACGACTGGCGCCTGGGCGTCCTGGACTTCGGCACGGTCGACCGGCTGCCCGGCGGACTGCCGTTGCCGATCGGCGTCTCCCTCCGCATGACCCTGGACGGCGAAGCCGAGCCGGTCTACGAACTCCTCTGCGAGGAAGGGTTCGTGAAGGAGTCCATAGAGCTGGACCCCGACGCGGTCCTCGACTATCTGCTGCCGATCATCGAACCGGCCCGGGTCGAGGCGTTCACCTTCACCCGCAGCTGGATGCGCAACCAGGCCGCCCGCATCGCCGACCCCCGCTCCCCCGCCTACCAGCTGGGCAAGCGGCTCAACCTGCCGCCCGCCTATCTGCTGATCCACCGGGTGACCCTGAGCACGATCGGCGTCCTGTGCCAACTGGGTGCCACGGTGCGGCTCCGCGAGGAACTGGAGGAGTGGCTGCCGGGGTTCGTCCCCGACGCCTTCGATGACGAACTGACCGAGGAGGAGCCTGCGGCGGAGGCTTGA